The proteins below are encoded in one region of Balaenoptera ricei isolate mBalRic1 chromosome 6, mBalRic1.hap2, whole genome shotgun sequence:
- the RIGI gene encoding LOW QUALITY PROTEIN: antiviral innate immune response receptor RIG-I (The sequence of the model RefSeq protein was modified relative to this genomic sequence to represent the inferred CDS: inserted 8 bases in 5 codons; substituted 3 bases at 3 genomic stop codons), translating into MTAEQRRSLHAFRDHVRSIVDSTYILSYGTPWFRDDEVQHIQAEKNNKGSMEAASLFLQFLLELQEESWFCGFLDALDQAGYSGLYDAIESWDFQKIERLEEYRLLLKCLQPEFKSTINPKGILPEISECLINQEYEEIIQICSIKGLMAGAEKMVECLLRSDKENWPKTLKLALEKEESKFSELWMVEKGAKDVKMKDLEDDEMKTLDVQIFYREEPENQNLRQNSCPSSEVPHTCSPLKPRNYQLELALPAQKGKNTIICAPTGCGKTFVSLLICEHHLKKFPQGQKGKVVFFAIQLPVYEQQKSVFSKHFERLGYKVGGISGVTCDNVSVEQTVENNDIIILTPQILVNSLKNEMIPSLSVFALMIFDECHNTSKHHPYNMIMFNYLDQKLGGSSDSLPQVMGLTASVGTGDAKNTAEATEYFCKLCASLDTSVVATVKDNLEEPEEIVYKPQKFFRKVESRTTDRFKCNISQLMIEXQSLVKSIFEELGTITLENLSQIQNRNFGTQRYEQRVIAAQKARMVFQMPXDEERRVCKALFFYTSHLWRYNDALIINEHAQMKGTLDYLKDFFRNVQAAGFDEIEQALTQRFEEKLXELESISMDPSNENPKLKDLCFILQEEYHLSPETRIILFVKTRALVDALKKWIEENPKLSFLKPGILTGRGRTNQKIGMTLPVQKCVLNAFRTDGDNKILIATSVADGGIDIAQCNLVLLYEYVGSVIKMIQTRGRGRARGSKCFLLTSNXMNDSILSLQMXDEAVFKEKVCQIQIHEKFIRDNQGKAKPGLDKENKKLLCRKCKXLACYTVDIRVMEECHFTVVGVAFREHFVSKLHPRPKSFGSFEKRAKIFCAREDCSYDWGIHGKYKLFEXKIQSFVVEDVATGAQTLYAKWKDFHFETIPFDAAEMSTXAQDLSLQGMGDLE; encoded by the exons ATGAGGTGCAGCATATTCAGGCTGAGAAAAACAACAAGGGCTCAATGGAGGCTGCCTCACTTTTTCTCCAGTTCCTGTTGGAGCTCCAGGAGGAAAGCTGGTTCTGTGGCTTTTTGGATGCCCTTGACCAAGCAg GTTATTCTGGACTTTATGATGCCATTGAAAGTTGGgatttccaaaaaattgaaaggtTGGAGGAGTATAGATTACTTTTAAAGTGTTTACAACCAGAATTTAAATCCACGATCAATCCAAAAGGTATCCTTCCTGAAATATCTGAATGTTTAATTAATCAGGAATATGAAGAAATTATTCag ATTTGTTCCATCAAGGGGCTGATGGCAGGTGCAGAGAAAATGGTTGAATGCCTTCTCAGATCAGACAAGGAGAACTGGCCCAAAACTTTGAAACTTGcattggagaaagaagagagcaagttCAGTGAACTGTGGATGGTAGAGAAAG GTGCAAAAGATGTCAAAATGAAAGATCTTGAGGATGATGAAATGAAAACTTTGGATGTACAGATTTTCTACAGGGAAGAACCAGAAAACCAGAATCTTCGTCAGAATTCATGCCCTTCTTCAG aaGTGCCTCATACTTGCAGCCCATTGAAGCCAAGAAATTACCAACTAGAGCTTGCTTTACCtgctcagaaaggaaaaaacacaataaTATGTGCTCCTACTG GTTGTGGAAAAACCTTTGTTTCACTTCTTATATGTGAACATCATCTTAAAAAATTTCCACAAGGACAAAAGGGGAAAGTTGTCTTTTTTGCTATTCAACTCCCAGTGTATGAGCAGCAGAAATCTGTGTTCTCAAAGCATTTTGAAAGACTTGG GTACAAAGTTGGAGGCATTTCTGGAGTAACATGTGACAATGTCTCAGTGGAACAGACTGTTGAGAACAATGACATCATCATTTTAACTCCACAGATTCTTGTGAACAGCCTTAAAAATGAGATGATTCCGTCACTCTCTGTCTTTGCTTTGATGATATTTGATGAATGCCACAACACTAGTAAACATCATCCTTATAATATGATCATGTTTAATTATCTAGATCAGAAACTTGGAGGATCTTCAGACTCACTGCCCCAG GTCATGGGGCTGACTGCCTCGGTTGGCACTGGGGATGCCAAAAATACAGCTGAAGCCACAGAATATTTCTGCAAATTGTGTGCTTCTCTTGACACATCAGTGGTAGCAACAGTCAAAGACAACTTGGAGGAACCGGAGGAGATTGTTTATAAGCCCCAGAAGT TTTTCAGGAAAGTGGAATCACGGACCACCGACAGATTTAAATGCAACATATCTCAGTTGATGATAGA ACAGAGTCTGGTAAAGAGTATCTTTGAAGAACTTGGTACCATAACTCTCG aaaacttaTCTCAAATTCAAAATAGGAATTTTGGAACACAGAGATATGAACAGCGGGTTATCGCAGCTCAGAAAGCGCGCATGGTGTTTCAGATGC AAGATGAAGAGAGAAGGGTTTGTAAAGCACTGTTTTTCTACACGTCGCATTTGTGG AGATACAATGATGCCCTCATTATCAATGAGCATGCTCAAATGAAAGGTACTCTGGATTACTTAAAAGACTTCTTCAGAAATGTCCAAGCAGCAGGATTTGATGAGATTGAGCAAGCTCTCACTCAGAGATTTGAAG AAAAGCTGTAGGAACTAGAAAGTATTTCCATGGATCCCAGCAATGAGAACCCTAAACTCAAAGATCTCTGCTTCATCTTGCAAGAAGAGTACCACTTAAGCCCAGAGACCAGAATCATCCTCTTTGTGAAAACCAGAGCACTCGTGGAT GCTTTAAAGAAATGGATTGAAGAAAATCCTAAGCTCAGTTTTCTAAAACCTGGCATATTGACTGGACGTGGCAGAACAAATCAGAAAATAG GAATGACCCTCCCAGTACAGAAGTGTGTATTGAATGCATTCAGAACTGACGGAGATAACAAGATTCTGATTGCCACCTCAGTTGCTGATGGAGGCATTGACATTGCTCAGTGCAATCTGGTCCTCCTATATGAGTATGTGGGcagtgtcatcaaaatgatccaaaCCAGAG gCAGAGGAAGAGCAAGAGGGAGCAAGTGCTTCCTTCTGACTAGTAA GATGAATGACTCCATTTTAAGCCTGCAGATGTGAGATGAAGCAGTATTTAAAGAAAAG GTTTGCCAGATACAGATTCATGAAAAATTCATCAGGGATAATCAAGGAAAAGCAAAACCTGGGCttgataaggaaaataaaaaactgCTCTGCAGAAAGTGCA ACCTTGCATGTTATACAGTTGATATAAGAGTGATGGAG GAATGCCATTTCACTGTGGTTGGAGTTGCTTTCAGGGAGCACTTTGTGAGTAAGTTACACCCCAGACCAAAGAGCTTTGGGAGTTTTGAGAAGAGAGCAAAGATCTTCTGTGCCAGGGAGGACTGCAGCTATGACTGGGGAATCCATGGGAAGTATAAGCTATTTGA AAAGATTCAAAGTTTTGTGGTGGAAGATGTTGCAACTGGAGCTCAGACACTGTATGCAAAGTGGAAGGACTTTCATTTCGAGACCATCCCATTTGATGCTGCAGAAATGTCCACTTGAGCTCAGGACCTCAGTCTGCAGGGAATGGGTGACCTTGAGTGA